From one Pseudomonas fluorescens genomic stretch:
- the lspA gene encoding signal peptidase II has product MPNPGVGRFGRLSWLWLSVLVLVLDQASKFYFEGALSLYQQIVVIPDYFSWTLAYNTGAAFSFLADSSGWQRWLFALIAVVVSAVLVVWLKRLGRNETWLAVALALVLGGALGNLYDRIVLGHVVDFILVHWQNRWYFPAFNLADSAITVGAVMLALDMFKSKKSGEPVHD; this is encoded by the coding sequence ATGCCTAACCCTGGTGTGGGGCGCTTCGGGCGCCTCAGCTGGCTGTGGCTGAGCGTGCTGGTCCTGGTCCTTGACCAGGCCAGCAAGTTCTACTTCGAGGGTGCGCTGAGCCTCTACCAGCAGATCGTGGTCATTCCCGACTACTTCAGCTGGACCCTGGCCTACAACACCGGTGCTGCCTTCAGTTTCCTGGCTGACAGCTCCGGCTGGCAGCGCTGGCTGTTCGCCCTGATCGCCGTGGTGGTCAGCGCGGTCCTGGTGGTCTGGCTCAAGCGCCTGGGGCGCAACGAAACCTGGCTGGCAGTCGCCTTGGCGCTGGTGCTCGGCGGCGCGCTGGGCAACCTGTACGACCGCATCGTGCTGGGTCACGTGGTCGATTTCATCCTCGTGCACTGGCAGAACCGCTGGTACTTCCCGGCCTTCAACCTGGCCGACAGCGCCATTACCGTGGGTGCGGTGATGCTGGCGCTGGACATGTTCAAGAGCAAAAAGTCCGGAGAACCCGTCCATGACTGA
- the ribF gene encoding bifunctional riboflavin kinase/FAD synthetase, which yields MQLVRGLHNLRPQHRGCVATIGNFDGVHRGHQAILARLRERAHELGVPSCVVIFEPQPREYFAPDTAPARLARLRDKVALLAAEGVDRVLCLAFNQRLSKLSAAEFVDTILVDGLGVKHLEVGDDFRFGCDRVGDFDFLEQAGILQGFTVEEAQTVELDGLRVSSTQVRDALANADFALAKHLLGRPFRICGRVLHGQKLARQLGTPTANIQLKRHRVPFTGVYLVSVDVDGKNWPGVANIGVRPTVSGDGKAHLEVHLLDFAGDLYGRRLTVEFHHKLREEQRFASLEALKSAIDADIAAARAHWHGQPLTKSLK from the coding sequence ATGCAGCTGGTTCGAGGCCTCCACAACCTGCGCCCCCAGCACCGGGGCTGTGTCGCCACTATTGGCAACTTCGACGGTGTTCACCGCGGCCACCAGGCAATCCTGGCACGCCTGCGTGAGCGAGCGCACGAGTTGGGCGTGCCCAGCTGCGTGGTGATTTTCGAGCCACAGCCGCGTGAATACTTCGCCCCCGACACCGCGCCTGCGCGCTTGGCCCGCCTGCGCGACAAAGTCGCCCTGCTGGCCGCCGAAGGCGTCGACCGGGTGCTGTGCCTGGCGTTCAACCAGCGCCTGAGCAAGCTCAGCGCCGCCGAGTTCGTCGACACCATCCTGGTCGATGGCCTGGGCGTCAAACACCTGGAAGTGGGCGACGATTTCCGCTTCGGTTGCGACCGGGTCGGCGACTTCGACTTCCTCGAGCAGGCCGGCATCCTCCAGGGGTTTACCGTGGAAGAGGCGCAAACCGTCGAGCTCGACGGCCTGCGGGTCAGCAGCACGCAAGTGCGCGATGCCCTGGCCAACGCCGATTTCGCCCTGGCCAAGCATTTGCTGGGCCGGCCGTTCCGCATCTGCGGGCGGGTGCTGCACGGGCAGAAGCTGGCACGCCAGCTGGGTACCCCGACAGCCAACATCCAGCTCAAGCGTCATCGCGTACCGTTCACCGGGGTCTACCTGGTCAGCGTCGACGTCGATGGCAAGAACTGGCCGGGCGTCGCCAATATCGGCGTACGGCCAACCGTTTCAGGTGATGGCAAAGCCCACCTGGAAGTACATCTTCTGGATTTTGCCGGCGATCTTTATGGCCGGCGTCTGACGGTGGAATTCCACCACAAGCTGCGTGAAGAGCAGCGATTCGCCTCCCTGGAGGCGCTGAAGTCGGCGATCGATGCGGATATCGCCGCCGCACGTGCCCATTGGCACGGTCAACCGCTAACGAAGAGCCTGAAATGA
- the ileS gene encoding isoleucine--tRNA ligase produces the protein MTDYKATLNLPDTAFPMKAGLPQREPQILQRWDSIGLYQKLREIGKDRPKFVLHDGPPYANGKIHIGHALNKILKDMIVRSKTLSGFDAPYVPGWDCHGLPIEHKVEVTHGKHLSADQTRELCRAYAAEQIEGQKTEFIRLGVLGDWDNPYKTMNFANEAGEIRALAEMVKHGFVFKGLKPVNWCFDCGSALAEAEVEYADKKSQTIDVAFPVADEAKLAAAFGLAALAKPASIMIWTTTPWTIPANQALNVHPEFKYALVDTGDKLLVLAEELVESCLKRYSLEGSVVATAPGSALELINFRHPFYDRLSPVYLADYVELGAGTGVVHSAPAYGEDDFVTCKRYGMVNDDILTPVQSNGVYVPSLEFFGGQFIWKANPAIVEKLSEVGALMHTETISHSYMHCWRHKTPLIYRATAQWFVGMDKQPDNGETLRKRAVKAIEETKFVPAWGQARLHSMIANRPDWCISRQRNWGVPIPFFLNKQTGELHPRTVELMEEVAKRVEKEGIEAWFKLDAAELLGDEAGQYDKIADTLDVWFDSGTTHWHVLRGSHSIGHETGPRADLYLEGSDQHRGWFHSSLLTGCAIDNHAPYRELLTHGFTVDENGRKMSKSLGNTIEPQKVNDTLGADILRLWVSATDYSGEMAVSEQILQRSADAYRRIRNTARFLLSNLSGFDPARDLLPAEDMLALDRWAVDRTLLLQRELEEHYGEYRFWNVYSKIHNFCVQELGGFYLDIIKDRQYTTGANSVARRSCQTALYHISEALVRWIAPILSFTADELWQYLPGERNESVMLNTWYEGLSELPEGFELGRAYWDRVMAAKTAVNKELENQRAAKAIGGNLQAEVTLFADDALSADLNKLGDELRFVLITSAASVAPFAQAPADAVETEVPGLKLKVVKSGHAKCGRCWHFRADVGSNPEHPEICARCADNISGKGEVRHYA, from the coding sequence ATGACCGACTATAAAGCCACGCTAAACCTTCCGGACACCGCCTTCCCGATGAAGGCCGGCCTGCCACAGCGCGAACCGCAGATCCTGCAGCGTTGGGACAGCATTGGCCTGTACCAGAAGCTGCGCGAAATTGGCAAGGATCGTCCGAAGTTCGTGCTGCACGACGGCCCACCCTACGCCAACGGCAAGATCCACATCGGTCATGCGCTGAACAAGATTCTCAAGGACATGATTGTCCGCTCCAAGACCCTGTCCGGTTTCGACGCCCCCTACGTCCCGGGCTGGGACTGCCATGGCCTGCCGATCGAGCACAAGGTCGAAGTGACCCACGGCAAGCACCTGAGCGCCGACCAGACCCGCGAGCTGTGCCGCGCCTATGCCGCCGAGCAGATCGAAGGGCAGAAGACCGAGTTCATTCGCCTGGGTGTGCTGGGCGACTGGGACAACCCGTACAAGACCATGAACTTCGCCAACGAAGCCGGCGAAATCCGCGCGCTGGCCGAAATGGTCAAGCACGGCTTCGTGTTCAAGGGCCTCAAGCCGGTCAACTGGTGCTTTGATTGCGGTTCGGCCCTGGCCGAAGCCGAGGTCGAGTACGCCGACAAAAAATCGCAGACCATCGATGTCGCCTTCCCGGTAGCCGATGAAGCCAAGCTGGCCGCCGCCTTCGGCCTGGCCGCGCTGGCCAAGCCTGCCTCTATCATGATCTGGACCACCACCCCGTGGACCATTCCGGCCAACCAGGCGCTGAACGTCCATCCGGAGTTCAAGTACGCCCTGGTCGATACCGGCGACAAACTGCTGGTACTGGCTGAAGAGCTGGTCGAGTCGTGCCTGAAGCGTTATTCGCTGGAAGGTTCGGTAGTCGCCACCGCGCCAGGCTCGGCGCTGGAACTGATCAACTTCCGTCACCCGTTCTACGATCGTCTGTCGCCGGTGTACCTGGCCGACTACGTCGAGCTGGGCGCCGGTACCGGTGTGGTTCACTCCGCACCAGCCTACGGTGAAGACGACTTCGTCACCTGCAAGCGCTACGGCATGGTCAACGACGACATCCTTACCCCGGTGCAGAGCAACGGCGTGTACGTGCCGTCGCTGGAGTTCTTCGGCGGCCAGTTCATCTGGAAGGCCAACCCGGCCATCGTCGAAAAACTTTCTGAAGTCGGTGCGCTGATGCACACCGAAACCATCAGCCATAGCTACATGCACTGCTGGCGCCACAAGACCCCGCTGATCTATCGCGCCACCGCGCAGTGGTTCGTCGGCATGGACAAGCAGCCCGACAACGGCGAGACCCTGCGCAAGCGTGCGGTCAAGGCCATCGAAGAGACCAAGTTCGTCCCGGCCTGGGGCCAGGCGCGCCTGCATTCGATGATCGCCAACCGCCCGGACTGGTGCATCTCGCGTCAGCGTAACTGGGGCGTACCGATCCCGTTCTTCCTCAATAAGCAAACCGGCGAGTTGCACCCGCGCACCGTCGAGCTGATGGAAGAAGTGGCCAAGCGCGTCGAGAAAGAAGGCATCGAAGCCTGGTTCAAGCTCGACGCCGCCGAACTGCTCGGTGACGAGGCCGGCCAGTACGACAAGATCGCCGACACCCTCGACGTCTGGTTCGACTCCGGGACCACCCACTGGCATGTGCTGCGTGGCTCGCACAGCATCGGCCACGAGACCGGCCCGCGCGCCGACCTGTACCTGGAAGGTTCCGACCAGCACCGCGGCTGGTTCCATTCCTCGCTGCTGACCGGCTGCGCCATCGACAACCATGCGCCGTACCGCGAGCTGCTGACCCACGGCTTCACCGTCGACGAGAACGGCCGCAAGATGTCCAAGTCGCTGGGTAACACCATCGAGCCGCAGAAGGTCAACGACACCCTGGGTGCCGACATCCTGCGCCTGTGGGTTTCGGCTACCGACTACTCCGGCGAGATGGCGGTTTCCGAGCAGATCCTGCAGCGCAGCGCCGACGCCTACCGGCGTATCCGCAACACCGCGCGCTTTTTGCTCTCCAACCTGTCCGGCTTCGACCCGGCCCGCGACCTGCTGCCGGCCGAAGACATGCTGGCGCTGGACCGCTGGGCCGTCGACCGTACCCTGCTGCTGCAGCGCGAGCTGGAAGAGCACTACGGCGAATACCGCTTCTGGAACGTCTACTCGAAGATCCACAACTTCTGCGTGCAGGAGCTGGGTGGCTTCTACCTGGACATCATCAAGGACCGCCAGTACACCACCGGCGCCAACAGTGTTGCCCGTCGTTCCTGCCAGACCGCGCTGTACCACATCAGCGAAGCGCTGGTGCGCTGGATCGCGCCGATCCTGTCGTTCACCGCCGACGAGCTGTGGCAGTACCTGCCTGGCGAGCGCAACGAGTCGGTCATGCTCAACACCTGGTATGAAGGCCTGAGCGAGCTGCCGGAAGGCTTCGAGCTGGGTCGCGCCTACTGGGACCGCGTGATGGCGGCCAAAACCGCGGTCAACAAGGAACTGGAAAACCAGCGTGCGGCCAAGGCCATCGGTGGCAACCTGCAAGCCGAAGTCACCCTGTTCGCCGACGACGCCCTGAGTGCCGACCTGAACAAGCTGGGCGACGAGCTGCGTTTCGTGCTGATCACCTCGGCGGCCAGCGTTGCGCCGTTCGCCCAGGCGCCAGCCGATGCGGTCGAGACCGAAGTCCCTGGCCTGAAGCTGAAAGTGGTCAAGTCCGGCCACGCCAAGTGCGGCCGTTGCTGGCACTTCCGCGCAGACGTGGGCTCGAACCCCGAGCACCCGGAAATCTGCGCCCGTTGCGCCGACAACATCAGCGGCAAGGGTGAGGTGCGCCACTATGCCTAA